Proteins from one Salaquimonas pukyongi genomic window:
- a CDS encoding 2-dehydropantoate 2-reductase — MRIAVFGAGSIGCLIGGSLLVRGNNVVLIGREQVGSEIAAHGLTVSDLDGRHETIAADKVPYSLDPGAVADCDVILLTVKCTDTRHAAEEIARHANKETVIYSLQNGVGNTDVLREVLKGYPVVAGMVAFNALWMEKARFHRATDAGLVLGKHPASHQLARLLKQSHIPTTIASDMKAVLWGKLCLNLNNAINVLSDLPLKQQLERRNYRKVLAACVEEALAVMRAKDIEPAKIGKVSPKYIPSILNLPDPVFKLVAGSMMKMDDNARSSMWEDLQKGREPEIDYLNGRIAEEGDKLKIATPANEKITQLVRLAFANGKSPQMSGQELLDAITPQV; from the coding sequence ATGCGCATAGCTGTATTCGGGGCGGGATCGATCGGTTGCCTGATCGGCGGCTCGCTGCTGGTACGCGGCAATAATGTCGTGCTGATCGGGCGCGAGCAGGTGGGCAGTGAAATTGCCGCGCACGGGCTCACCGTATCCGACCTTGACGGGCGCCATGAGACCATTGCGGCAGACAAGGTGCCCTATTCTCTCGATCCTGGAGCGGTGGCAGATTGCGATGTCATTCTGCTGACGGTCAAATGCACCGATACGCGCCATGCGGCAGAGGAAATTGCCCGGCATGCGAACAAGGAAACCGTGATCTACAGCCTGCAGAACGGTGTCGGCAATACGGATGTTCTGCGTGAGGTACTGAAGGGCTATCCGGTGGTTGCCGGCATGGTTGCCTTCAACGCGCTGTGGATGGAAAAGGCGCGCTTTCACCGTGCCACCGATGCAGGCCTTGTGCTGGGCAAGCATCCTGCCTCGCACCAGCTGGCACGGCTTTTGAAGCAAAGCCATATCCCGACCACCATCGCCTCGGACATGAAGGCGGTGCTTTGGGGCAAATTGTGCCTCAACCTCAACAACGCCATCAACGTGCTTTCCGACCTGCCGCTGAAACAGCAGCTGGAGCGGCGCAACTACCGCAAGGTCCTGGCGGCCTGCGTGGAAGAGGCGCTGGCGGTGATGCGGGCAAAAGACATCGAACCGGCAAAAATCGGCAAGGTCAGCCCGAAATACATTCCTTCCATCCTCAACCTGCCCGACCCGGTATTCAAACTGGTTGCCGGCAGCATGATGAAGATGGACGACAATGCGCGTTCCTCAATGTGGGAGGACTTGCAAAAGGGCCGTGAGCCGGAGATCGATTATCTCAACGGACGCATTGCCGAGGAAGGCGACAAGCTGAAAATCGCCACGCCCGCCAATGAGAAGATCACACAGCTGGTCAGGCTAGCCTTTGCAAACGGCAAGTCACCGCAGATGAGCGGGCAGGAACTGCTGGATGCCATTACCCCGCAGGTGTGA
- a CDS encoding PilZ domain-containing protein, producing MIQPALKFETRNLAERKTPANAFDGSEQRRSRRDPANDLSEIILDGRKFGVACLIHDISEGGARLEVSCGELPKRFVLANYTRRTKTLCRLVWRKNQIIGVNFLTKPRPFSIDERL from the coding sequence ATGATCCAGCCTGCGCTGAAGTTCGAGACCAGAAACCTGGCCGAGAGAAAAACGCCTGCGAACGCGTTCGATGGTTCGGAACAACGCAGATCCAGGCGCGACCCGGCCAATGATCTGAGCGAAATCATCCTTGATGGCCGCAAATTCGGCGTCGCCTGCCTGATCCATGACATATCCGAAGGTGGCGCCCGCCTTGAAGTTTCCTGTGGCGAACTGCCAAAACGCTTCGTACTGGCCAACTACACCCGGCGCACCAAGACGTTGTGCCGCCTGGTCTGGCGCAAGAACCAGATCATCGGGGTCAACTTCCTGACCAAGCCGCGGCCCTTTTCCATCGACGAGCGTCTGTAG
- the dddP gene encoding dimethylsulfonioproprionate lyase DddP: MDAPEAVSGYQISNRKIDPSRRMPVKPDGSPDDNDRVEIGPTALAFEEWAAAGLEPPNLAAMRRFRLDRLVAEINKRDYAGLLMMDPLNIRYATDSTNMQLWNAHNPFRACLVLADGYMVLWDYKNSPFLADFNPLVREVRGGASMFYFGTGDKTDSAADSFTGEIQSLMRDHAGENRRLAVDKIMVAGLKALEQRGIEVMEGEEVTEKARVIKGEEEIKAMRCSVHACEQAVAAMERAAAPGMTEDDVWAVLHAENIKRGGEWIETRLLASGPRTYPWFQECGPRVIQNNEILAFDTDLIGTYGLCVDISRTWFLGDGEPTDLMKKYYQIGYQHIMENMALLKPGVRFDDLVFKGHQLPDYLVEGQYGCRMHGVGLCDEWPLIAYPQNHVPGAFDYELEAGMMLCVEALIGSEDAGFSIKLEDQVLVTEDGFENLTSYPYDRKFLS; encoded by the coding sequence ATGGATGCTCCTGAAGCCGTCAGCGGTTACCAGATTTCAAACCGCAAGATCGATCCGTCGCGGCGCATGCCCGTAAAACCGGATGGATCGCCGGATGACAATGACCGGGTTGAAATCGGCCCGACCGCATTGGCTTTCGAGGAATGGGCAGCAGCCGGCCTTGAGCCCCCCAATCTGGCAGCAATGCGCCGCTTCCGCCTTGACCGCCTGGTAGCGGAAATCAACAAGCGCGATTATGCGGGCCTGTTGATGATGGATCCGCTCAACATCCGCTATGCCACCGACAGCACCAATATGCAGCTTTGGAACGCTCACAATCCGTTCCGCGCCTGTCTGGTATTGGCGGACGGCTACATGGTGCTTTGGGATTACAAGAATTCGCCGTTTCTGGCCGATTTCAATCCGCTTGTACGCGAGGTACGCGGCGGCGCGTCCATGTTCTATTTCGGCACCGGCGACAAAACCGACAGTGCGGCAGACAGCTTCACCGGCGAAATACAGTCCCTGATGCGCGACCATGCGGGCGAAAACCGGCGTCTTGCCGTGGACAAGATCATGGTTGCGGGCCTCAAGGCGCTGGAACAGCGTGGCATTGAGGTGATGGAGGGCGAAGAGGTCACCGAAAAAGCCCGGGTGATCAAGGGCGAAGAGGAAATCAAGGCGATGCGCTGTTCGGTCCATGCCTGCGAACAGGCAGTCGCGGCAATGGAGAGGGCTGCCGCTCCCGGCATGACGGAAGACGATGTCTGGGCGGTTCTGCACGCCGAAAACATCAAGCGGGGCGGGGAGTGGATCGAGACCCGGCTTCTGGCATCAGGCCCGCGCACTTATCCCTGGTTTCAGGAATGTGGTCCGCGGGTGATCCAGAACAATGAAATCCTGGCTTTCGATACGGATCTGATCGGCACCTATGGCCTTTGTGTCGACATTTCCAGAACCTGGTTTCTGGGCGATGGCGAACCGACTGATCTGATGAAGAAATACTATCAGATCGGCTATCAGCACATCATGGAAAACATGGCATTGCTGAAGCCCGGCGTGCGGTTTGACGACCTCGTCTTCAAGGGCCACCAGCTTCCCGACTATCTGGTTGAAGGCCAGTATGGCTGCCGCATGCATGGCGTGGGCCTTTGCGACGAGTGGCCGTTGATCGCCTATCCGCAAAACCATGTGCCCGGCGCCTTTGACTACGAGCTCGAGGCCGGAATGATGTTATGCGTGGAAGCCCTGATCGGGTCGGAAGATGCCGGTTTTTCGATCAAGCTGGAAGATCAGGTGCTGGTCACCGAGGACGGGTTTGAAAATCTGACCAGTTATCCTTATGACCGGAAATTCCTGAGTTAG
- a CDS encoding OmpA family protein, which produces MKKAVILASAMALLTACQTPTDPLTGQPQRNNTAGGAALGAVAGAVTGLLIAKDKKGDDQRKAALIGAGVGALVGGGIGNYMDRQEQELRQQLLNSGVSVTRAGDQIILNLPGNVTFASDSADLNPNFIGVLDSVAIVLNKYPQTLLDIDGHTDNTGSAEYNQQLSERRAVSVGTYISQRGIDPRRLLIVGFGETRPIADNSTDFGRQQNRRVEIRISPLRQ; this is translated from the coding sequence ATGAAAAAAGCTGTAATTCTGGCGAGCGCGATGGCGCTCCTCACCGCCTGCCAAACGCCAACCGATCCGCTGACCGGCCAGCCGCAGCGCAACAACACCGCCGGAGGCGCGGCGCTCGGCGCTGTTGCAGGCGCGGTAACCGGCCTGCTGATTGCCAAGGACAAAAAGGGCGATGATCAGCGCAAGGCTGCCCTGATCGGCGCAGGTGTTGGCGCGCTCGTGGGCGGCGGCATCGGCAACTACATGGACCGCCAGGAGCAGGAACTGCGCCAGCAGCTGCTCAATTCAGGTGTCAGCGTCACCCGCGCCGGCGACCAGATTATTCTGAATCTGCCGGGCAACGTCACGTTTGCCTCCGACAGTGCCGATCTCAACCCGAACTTCATCGGTGTGCTGGATTCGGTCGCCATCGTGCTGAACAAGTACCCGCAAACCCTGCTCGATATCGATGGTCATACGGACAATACCGGCAGCGCCGAATACAACCAGCAGCTTTCCGAGCGCCGCGCTGTTTCGGTGGGAACTTACATCTCCCAGCGTGGCATCGATCCGCGCCGCCTGCTGATTGTCGGCTTTGGCGAAACACGGCCAATTGCCGACAACTCGACCGATTTCGGCCGCCAGCAGAACCGCCGCGTCGAGATTCGCATTTCGCCGTTGCGCCAGTAA
- a CDS encoding alkane 1-monooxygenase: MIFIARSENGETVEYQDTKRWLWILSVLSPSVPLVGAIAMVWAGNPLWALFPLVFYFMTVPLLDAWFGEDNDNPPEAVVEALAADPYYRMLLFASIPVFYAGFLAAMYAAMQEATPWWAMVALVLGTGAASGAGITVGHELGHKPSRADQWGAKAILALTGYGHFPIEHNRGHHVKVATPEDPASARMGESVYRFALREIPGAARRAVALERERLARKGLPFLHWRNDILQAGAITAVIAGGLIAWLGVAVLPLLLLHHLVGWLQLTFANYVEHYGLLREKLPNGRYAPCEPRHSWNTNHIVSNLMLFHLQRHSDHHANPLRPYQTLRNFDELPRLPSGYPGSYVLAAIPPLWFQVMDPKVLSWAGGDISRTNHVPGCSTQSVS; this comes from the coding sequence ATGATCTTTATCGCACGATCTGAAAATGGCGAAACCGTCGAATACCAGGACACCAAGCGGTGGCTCTGGATACTCTCGGTATTGTCGCCGTCAGTGCCGCTTGTCGGCGCCATTGCCATGGTCTGGGCGGGGAACCCGCTGTGGGCACTGTTTCCGCTTGTTTTCTATTTCATGACCGTTCCGCTGCTCGATGCCTGGTTCGGCGAAGACAACGACAATCCGCCGGAAGCGGTGGTCGAGGCGCTTGCCGCTGATCCCTATTATCGAATGCTGCTGTTTGCATCAATCCCGGTCTTCTATGCGGGGTTTCTTGCGGCCATGTATGCGGCCATGCAGGAAGCAACGCCATGGTGGGCCATGGTGGCGCTGGTATTGGGCACGGGCGCTGCCTCGGGAGCGGGAATCACCGTCGGCCATGAACTGGGACACAAGCCCAGCCGGGCAGACCAGTGGGGCGCCAAGGCCATTCTGGCACTGACCGGATACGGCCATTTTCCCATCGAACACAATCGGGGCCATCACGTGAAAGTGGCAACGCCGGAAGACCCGGCTTCAGCCCGAATGGGCGAAAGTGTCTACCGCTTTGCCCTGCGTGAGATACCGGGAGCGGCCCGACGTGCCGTTGCCCTGGAACGTGAGCGGCTGGCGCGCAAGGGGCTGCCTTTCTTGCATTGGCGCAACGATATTCTGCAGGCCGGCGCCATTACCGCGGTAATCGCCGGGGGGCTTATCGCGTGGCTGGGGGTTGCGGTTCTTCCCCTGTTGCTCCTTCACCATCTCGTCGGATGGCTGCAACTGACGTTTGCCAATTATGTGGAGCATTACGGATTGTTGCGGGAGAAACTGCCGAATGGGCGGTATGCGCCTTGTGAACCGCGCCATTCCTGGAACACGAACCACATCGTATCAAACCTGATGCTGTTTCACCTGCAGCGCCATTCCGATCATCACGCCAATCCGCTGCGCCCCTATCAGACCCTGAGAAACTTTGATGAACTGCCGCGCCTGCCCAGCGGTTATCCGGGAAGCTATGTGCTGGCGGCCATTCCGCCGCTGTGGTTTCAGGTCATGGACCCGAAAGTGCTTTCCTGGGCCGGCGGAGATATTTCCAGGACCAATCACGTCCCCGGCTGTTCAACCCAGAGCGTGTCCTGA
- a CDS encoding PRC-barrel domain-containing protein — protein MNNKLAAAIVIASTMTAGAFSAAETAAASEYALFDKPIALAYAPQSAPLDNRFEQFEDFEEEHELNDAWLGMPVHSAEGELVGFVEDAYLDENGDVEELLVGLSDQNYAVYIDAKNTSLTESEVAVSLSSNAIAGLERAEDYQLVQR, from the coding sequence ATGAACAACAAACTTGCAGCAGCCATTGTAATCGCATCGACCATGACCGCCGGGGCATTTTCGGCGGCGGAAACGGCGGCAGCCAGCGAGTACGCCCTGTTCGACAAGCCGATTGCGCTTGCCTACGCTCCACAAAGCGCGCCCCTCGACAATCGCTTCGAACAGTTCGAGGATTTCGAAGAGGAACATGAGCTCAATGATGCCTGGCTCGGCATGCCGGTCCACTCTGCCGAAGGCGAGTTGGTTGGTTTTGTCGAGGATGCCTATCTTGATGAAAATGGTGATGTGGAGGAGTTGCTTGTCGGCCTGAGCGACCAGAACTATGCCGTCTACATTGACGCGAAGAACACCAGCCTGACCGAGTCGGAAGTGGCCGTTTCCCTGTCTTCCAACGCCATTGCAGGGCTTGAGCGGGCCGAAGATTACCAGCTCGTTCAGCGCTGA
- the irrA gene encoding iron response transcriptional regulator IrrA has protein sequence MLREAGLRPTRQRMALADLLFGKGDRHISAEILFDEAGQAGVPVSLATIYNTLHQFTRAGLLKAISIDSSKTYFDTNTGDHHHFYLEDTEEVVDMPKTGVSIVNLPTAPEGMEIASVDVVVRVRRAR, from the coding sequence ATGCTGCGCGAGGCGGGGTTGCGGCCGACACGTCAGCGCATGGCGCTCGCTGACCTTCTGTTTGGGAAAGGCGACCGGCATATCTCGGCGGAAATCCTGTTCGATGAAGCAGGCCAGGCCGGAGTGCCGGTATCGCTTGCCACGATCTACAACACGCTGCACCAATTTACCCGGGCCGGCCTGCTGAAAGCGATCTCCATCGACTCTTCGAAGACCTATTTCGACACCAATACCGGCGATCATCACCACTTCTACCTGGAAGATACCGAAGAAGTGGTGGACATGCCGAAGACCGGGGTTTCGATCGTCAACCTGCCGACCGCACCGGAAGGCATGGAAATCGCCTCCGTCGATGTGGTGGTGCGGGTGCGCCGGGCGCGATAG
- the fabA gene encoding 3-hydroxyacyl-[acyl-carrier-protein] dehydratase FabA → MAEKQSSYTYEELLACGRGELFGPGNAQLPAPPMLMFDRITEVSESGGAHGKGCIRAELDVKPDLWFFPCHFIGNEIMPGCLGLDALWQLTGFYLGWLGLPGYGMALSTGEVKFKGMVTPKTKLVEYGVDFKRVMSGRLNLGIADGWLKADGEQIYTASDLKVGLSKEKAS, encoded by the coding sequence ATGGCCGAAAAACAATCGAGTTACACCTACGAGGAATTGCTGGCTTGCGGACGCGGAGAACTGTTCGGGCCAGGTAATGCGCAGCTTCCTGCCCCGCCAATGCTGATGTTTGACCGCATTACGGAAGTTTCTGAATCCGGCGGTGCCCATGGCAAGGGGTGTATCCGCGCCGAACTCGATGTCAAACCCGACCTGTGGTTTTTTCCCTGCCATTTCATCGGCAACGAGATCATGCCGGGCTGTTTGGGCCTTGATGCGCTTTGGCAGCTCACAGGTTTTTATCTTGGCTGGCTCGGCCTGCCGGGCTACGGCATGGCGCTGTCGACCGGCGAGGTGAAGTTCAAGGGAATGGTCACGCCGAAGACCAAGCTGGTCGAGTATGGCGTCGACTTCAAACGGGTCATGAGTGGCCGGCTAAACCTCGGTATTGCCGATGGCTGGCTGAAAGCCGATGGCGAGCAGATTTACACGGCATCCGATCTCAAGGTTGGCCTGTCGAAAGAAAAGGCTTCCTGA
- the fabB gene encoding beta-ketoacyl-ACP synthase I, translated as MKRVVVTGMGIVSSIGNNTQEVLSSLREAKSGIRRADDYAQYGFRCQVHGEPDLDPFEVLDRRTARFMSKGTAWNYIAMQQAIADGGLEEGDIINPRTGIIMGSGGPSTRTIVEAAQTTIEKGPKRIGPTAVPKAMSSTASAVLATQFEIKGVNYSISSACATSNHCIGNAYETIQMGKQDIVFAGGSEDLDWTMSNLFDAMGAMSSKFNDTPQTASRAYDASRDGFVIAGGAGVLVLEELEHAKARGAKIYGEIIGYGATSDGHDMVAPSGEGAARCMRMALETVDAKVDYINPHATSTPVGDQKEIEAVREVFGDNCPPISATKSLTGHSLGATGVQEAIYSMLMMNNGFICESAHIGELDPEFSDMNIVRSRMDDVSLDTVISNSFGFGGTNATLAMQRYHG; from the coding sequence ATGAAACGTGTGGTTGTCACCGGAATGGGGATCGTCTCCTCGATCGGCAACAATACCCAGGAAGTACTGTCTTCCTTGCGTGAGGCGAAGTCCGGTATCCGGCGGGCCGATGATTATGCCCAGTACGGATTCCGCTGCCAGGTGCATGGCGAACCCGATCTCGACCCTTTCGAGGTGCTCGACCGGCGCACGGCGCGCTTCATGTCCAAAGGCACTGCCTGGAACTACATCGCCATGCAGCAGGCAATTGCCGATGGCGGGCTGGAAGAAGGTGACATCATCAACCCGCGCACCGGCATCATCATGGGTTCGGGTGGTCCATCAACCCGCACGATTGTCGAAGCGGCCCAGACGACCATCGAGAAGGGCCCAAAGCGCATCGGCCCCACTGCCGTGCCCAAGGCCATGAGTTCGACCGCTTCTGCGGTGCTGGCGACCCAGTTTGAAATCAAGGGCGTCAACTATTCCATCTCTTCGGCCTGCGCCACATCCAATCACTGCATCGGCAATGCCTATGAGACCATTCAGATGGGCAAGCAGGACATCGTCTTTGCCGGTGGCTCGGAGGATCTCGACTGGACCATGTCCAACCTGTTCGACGCCATGGGCGCGATGTCTTCGAAATTCAACGACACGCCGCAAACAGCTTCCCGCGCCTATGACGCCAGCCGCGATGGCTTCGTCATCGCCGGGGGTGCCGGTGTGCTGGTGCTGGAAGAGCTTGAACATGCAAAGGCACGCGGCGCGAAAATATATGGCGAGATCATCGGCTATGGTGCAACGTCGGACGGCCACGACATGGTGGCGCCCTCCGGCGAGGGGGCTGCGCGCTGCATGCGGATGGCGCTGGAAACGGTGGATGCCAAGGTGGACTATATAAATCCCCATGCCACTTCGACCCCGGTGGGTGATCAGAAGGAGATCGAGGCGGTTCGCGAAGTGTTCGGCGATAATTGTCCCCCCATCTCGGCCACCAAGTCGCTGACCGGACATTCGCTGGGTGCCACGGGCGTTCAGGAGGCCATCTACTCCATGTTGATGATGAACAACGGTTTCATCTGCGAGAGCGCTCACATCGGCGAGCTCGATCCGGAGTTCTCCGACATGAACATCGTCCGCAGCCGGATGGACGATGTGTCGCTCGATACCGTTATTTCCAATTCCTTCGGCTTCGGCGGCACCAATGCCACCCTCGCAATGCAGCGCTATCACGGTTAG
- the fabI gene encoding enoyl-ACP reductase FabI, which produces MDGLMKGKRGLIMGVANDHSIAWGIAKKLAEHGAELAFTYQGEAFGRRVKPLAESVGAKLLLPCDVEDIESVDKVFETLASEWDSLDFVVHAIGFSDKSELKGLYADTTRANFSRTMVISCFSFTELAKRAAGLMKAGGAMLTLTYGGSTRVMPNYNVMGVAKAALEASVRYLATDFGPKNIRVNAISAGPVRTLAGAGVADARMMFNYQKQNAPLRRTVDIDEIGGSALYLLSDLSSGVTGEIHFVDSGYSTISMPDIANLKAMDAAMDKE; this is translated from the coding sequence ATGGACGGACTGATGAAGGGCAAACGCGGCCTCATCATGGGGGTTGCCAACGATCATTCGATCGCCTGGGGCATTGCGAAAAAACTGGCCGAACACGGCGCCGAGCTTGCCTTCACCTATCAGGGCGAGGCTTTCGGCCGCCGGGTAAAACCGCTGGCAGAAAGCGTTGGCGCGAAACTGCTGCTGCCCTGTGATGTGGAAGATATCGAAAGCGTCGACAAGGTGTTCGAGACACTGGCCAGCGAATGGGACAGTCTTGATTTCGTGGTCCATGCCATCGGCTTTTCCGACAAGAGTGAGTTGAAAGGGCTTTACGCCGACACCACGCGTGCCAATTTTTCGCGCACCATGGTGATTTCCTGTTTCTCGTTTACCGAACTTGCCAAACGCGCAGCCGGCCTGATGAAGGCGGGCGGTGCGATGCTGACCCTCACCTATGGCGGGTCGACCCGGGTCATGCCCAACTACAACGTCATGGGGGTTGCCAAGGCGGCGCTGGAGGCAAGCGTGCGGTATCTGGCAACCGATTTCGGACCCAAGAACATCCGTGTCAATGCGATCTCCGCTGGCCCGGTGCGAACCCTTGCCGGTGCAGGCGTTGCCGACGCCCGCATGATGTTCAACTACCAAAAGCAGAACGCGCCCCTGCGCCGCACTGTCGACATCGACGAAATCGGCGGTTCCGCGCTTTACCTGCTGAGCGATCTGTCTTCCGGCGTTACCGGTGAAATTCATTTCGTCGATTCAGGCTATTCCACCATTTCCATGCCCGATATTGCCAATCTGAAGGCGATGGATGCAGCCATGGACAAGGAATAG
- a CDS encoding DUF6455 family protein, with product MFRQTGALDKALSGNANIACSNASSLRQAVHRCASCDSVAACQRWLELGSEDALHDRTPPAFCPNSALQAQLKRI from the coding sequence ATGTTCCGTCAAACGGGGGCACTGGACAAGGCTTTGTCGGGAAATGCCAACATTGCCTGCAGCAATGCTTCCTCCCTCAGACAGGCGGTCCACCGGTGCGCTTCTTGCGACAGTGTGGCCGCCTGTCAAAGGTGGCTTGAGCTGGGCAGCGAAGACGCATTGCATGACCGCACGCCGCCGGCATTCTGCCCCAACAGCGCCCTGCAGGCCCAATTGAAGCGGATTTGA